One region of Solanum pennellii chromosome 6, SPENNV200 genomic DNA includes:
- the LOC107021745 gene encoding anthranilate synthase alpha subunit 1, chloroplastic-like: protein MQLLPICHRNVLPISRSSTYARLHCCSSSLRHVMDEKRFIEVSKTGNLIPLHTTIFSDHLTPVLAYRCLVKEEDHEAPSFLYESVEGSSVGRYSVVGAQPSMEIIVKEHNVTILDHHAGKLTEKMVEDPMTIPASISNGWKPGFIDDELPDTFCGGWFGYFSYDTVRYVVNNKLPFLRAPEDDRNLADIQLGLYEDVIVFDHVEKKAHVIHWVWLDQYSSLPEAYLDGKKHLEILMSRVQGIKSPRLSPGSVDFCIHEFETSLTQKNMTRVEYKNAILQAKEHIASGDIHQIVLSQRFERRTFADPFEVYRALRIVNPSPYMTYIQARGCTLVASSPETLTRVKKRRIVNRPLARTSTRGRMPDEDLMLEMQMLKDIKPGFVNVEKLMSVERYSDIMHMSSTVSGELLDHLTCWDALRAALPVGTICGAPKVKAMELIDQLEVGRRGPYSGGFGGISFSGDMDIGLALRMMVFMNGPRYDTMYSYTDASKRQEWVAHLQSESRIVADSDPDEKQKECEDKVASLCRAIDLAELTFVKGRPSVVKINGSVPNVFSRGRVHEKKKLTIQMK, encoded by the exons ATGCAGTTGTTACCTATCTGTCATCGGAATGTTCTGCCGATCTCTCGGAGTTCAACTTATGCTCGTCTCCATTGCTGCTCTTCATCTCTTCGTCACG TTATGGATGAGAAGAGGTTCATTGAAGTTTCTAAAACCGGAAACTTGATTCCGCTGCACACTACCATTTTTTCCGATCATCTGACTCCGGTGTTGGCGTATCGATGTTTGGTGAAAGAAGAGGATCATGAAGCTCCTAGTTTTTTATATGAGTCAGTTGAAGGTTCTAGTGtt GGTCGATACAGCGTGGTGGGAGCTCAACCATCCATGGAAATCATAGTTAAGGAACACAATGTGACTATATTGGACCACCATGCTGGAAAATTGACAGAGAAGATGGTCGAAGATCCGATGACAATTCCAGCAAGTATTTCCAACGGATGGAAACCAGGATTTATTGATGATGAACTACCTGATACTTTTTGTG GTGGATGGTTTGGTTACTTCTCATATGACACAGTTCGATATGTAGTAAACAACAAGTTACCATTCCTAAGGGCTCCAGAGGATGACCGGAACCTTGCAGATATTCAGTTAGGACTTTATGAGGATGTCATTGTATTTGATCATGTAGAAAAG AAAGCGCATGTGATTCACTGGGTGTGGTTGGATCAATATTCCTCTCTTCCTGAGGCTTATCTTGATGGGAAGAAACACTTGGAAATATTAATGTCTAGAGTACAAGGAATTAAGTC tccAAGGTTATCTCCGGGTTCTGTGGATTTCTGTATTCACGAATTTGAAACATCGTTAACCCAAAAAAACATGACACGTGTGGAGTACAAGAACGCCATCTTACAGGCAAAGGAGCACATTGCTTCTGGAGACATACATCAAATTGTTTTGAGTCAACGTTTTGAGAGAAGAACATTTGCTGATCCATTCGAAGTCTATAGAGCATTGAGAATTGTGAATCCAAGCCCATACATGACTTACATACAA GCCAGAGGCTGTACTCTAGTTGCATCGAGTCCAGAAACTTTGACGCGTGTGAAGAAA AGAAGAATTGTTAATCGACCATTAGCTAGGACAAGCACAAGAGGGAGGATGCCTGATGAGGATCTGATGTTGGAAATGCAGATGTTAAAAGATATTAAACCTGGTTTTGTGAATGTTGAAAAGCTCATGAGTGTTGAGAGGTATTCCGATATAATGCACATGAGCTCCACG GTGTCGGGAGAGTTGCTTGATCATTTAACCTGTTGGGATGCACTCCGGGCTGCATTGCCTGTTGGGACCATCTGCGGAGCACCAAAG GTTAAGGCAATGGAGTTGATCGATCAACTAGAAGTGGGTCGGCGAGGGCCTTACAGTGGTGGATTTGGAGGCATTTCATTTTCAGGTGACATGGACATAGGATTAGCTCTAAGGATGATGGTGTTCATGAACGGACCTCGTTATGACACAATGTATTCATACACGGATGCCAGCAAACGTCAGGAATGGGTTGCACATCTCCAATCTGAGTCTCGAATCGTTGCTGATAGTGATCCTGATGAGAAACAAAAAGAATGTGAAGATAAAGTAGCTTCTCTATGCAGGGCAATTGACTTGGCTGAATTAACTTTTGTTAAGGGAAGACCATCCGTAGTTAAGATAAATGGTTCTGTGCCAAATGTATTTTCAAGGGGCAGAGTAcatgaaaaaaagaaactaaCTATCCAAATGAAATGA